CGATTCACGTTACGTGTACCCGTTTCGCGATCCAATCGTACCGCGCGAGAATGCGGTGACACTCATCCTTAtccttcctcctcgtcacctTGCGGCAGCTCGAGTTGGCTGCGTGGACAACATGGGACGAGGAGGCACGCTGTCCTGTCAGCACCAAATCGATTATGCCGAGGAAACAATCAAGCGACCTGACGCGACTAAAGCTGGGGCGCAGCATATTTGGCGCATGCTCCGAGAGAATGAGACGTCTACCAATGTTGTTGTTGGGTTgcatgtttctttctttcttttttaaacGAAGGTTGCATGTTCCTTGATTCGGGCCTGCTAGACCGGTTCTTACCTAATTGGCCCATGGACGAGGTATGGCCCATGTTTTATATGTTCTGacacttaatttttttttcagccaTCTAGTTAGTTCAAGATCTGTGTATGGTTCGGATTAAACGTGAGCTATCAAAATTCATGAATTGGCGAGCCTTCTAAAACTCTCGGGGTGTTCTTTAGATTTCTTTGAGTTAACTTTAAATAAAGTTTTCCGAAGAAAAGTCACGCACACGAGAGGAAAGAGAAAAGTAAGGAAAAATTGTTTTATATGCCCAATGGGCTGACCGATTGTCAGGTcatagagagagggagggagtcgGTTAAGGTTAACCGGCTTGTCCAAAAATTAAAGAACCGGCCCACCACGACCCTGAGTTGTAAGTTTGCAAGGTCTCCTTGAAGCGCGTAATTCGTATGGAACTCAGCGTTTGAATTCGAACTCCGCCTTGTTTGTAATCGTATTTCCTGTATAATAATACTCCTGGAGCCCCTATGTGTTTATGCACGTAACTAGTTTCCGTTCTGGACGTCGCCGGTGCAAGTAGGCGAAGAAGAAGGCACACCATGTCGTCGTGTTGGTCCTCGGTGCTGGCCGTCCTCTGCGGCCGCGCAGGCGCAGCGGAGCCGGACGGCGTGAAGAAGGGGGAAGAGGAGAGCAAGGCGGCGATGCTGCACCGCCGGCTGCTCGACGgctgggcggccgcggcggcggtggaggaggaggtcaagAAGCTGACGGCAGAGGTGCGGGCACTGGAGCTCGcgctggcggaggcgggcggcgcgcgggaggcggcggaggcgaagcggcgggaggcggaggcgcgcgccgaggcggcggaggccgagctacgggcggcggcggagctgcacGAGGCGCAGGTAGAGAAGCTCCGGCGCGCGCTGGACGCACAGGAGGACAGGGACGCGCGCATCAGGGAGCTCGAGGAGCGGATACGGGAGCTCAACAACGCCCACAGCAAGTGGCGCTTCTTCTAGTCCTATACTTCTATATCGTCCCCGGTTGATTAGTCTTCTTTTGTTGTGTTGCCCTGCGCTGTGATCTAGGAGTACTCAAGAGAAGATTCTGTTTTTTTACTGAACAAGAAGGGAgggaaataaagaagttattactccgttctaaattgtagtaCTAGTTTTTGATGCATGACACTAGATACTGGTGTATGTttaaatgtataataatatttatggagctataaaaactaaaatgacgTACAATTTGAAACTAGTGTATGTttaaatgtataataatatctatgaacctataaaaactaaaatgacgtacaatttgaaacgggAAGAGTACATGTTATGCAACCTTGTGTTTCTGAAATTGCTAGCATGTGTGTGCATGACGACGTTTCTTGTTAATTGTTTCATGCCAGAAGCCTAGACAGATTTATCTTTTAATATAAAAGACGAACTTAAAATGCGACGAGTCACGCAGTTATCGATCTTCCACTCGCTTTTGTTCTGATCTGCAGTACTTTGAATATAAAAGGCTACTGAAGCTCTCGTTAGATTTCTTAAGTTTTTGCCTCGCGATAGTACTAAACACTTGATAAATTTCGATCGGATTCCTATACAAGCTGAAGGGCGCATGGGCAGCAGTAGCATCGAAGCGCAACCAGTTATACCAGGATTACTTCTATAAGGCCACTGCAAATAACTGGCATCAGAAGCTCAGTTTACAGCTTGGAAACAAAATACACATCCGCAAATTGCAATTAAGCATATACAGGGCTAGCAACTTGCTAGCTATTTGTTGCTACAAATAAACCAGTACCTTTAAACCAAAGGTACATACTTGTACCATTATAAGCAATTTACTGCC
This sequence is a window from Setaria italica strain Yugu1 chromosome III, Setaria_italica_v2.0, whole genome shotgun sequence. Protein-coding genes within it:
- the LOC111256607 gene encoding dnaJ homolog subfamily C member 2-like, yielding MSSCWSSVLAVLCGRAGAAEPDGVKKGEEESKAAMLHRRLLDGWAAAAAVEEEVKKLTAEVRALELALAEAGGAREAAEAKRREAEARAEAAEAELRAAAELHEAQVEKLRRALDAQEDRDARIRELEERIRELNNAHSKWRFF